GTGCTGCCCTTCAGAGAAGGGGACACCAGGATCAGTGGGTTGGGCTGGGGTTGGTGGTGGGCATCCCTGCACTGATGGGCCGCCTGTTTGCCTGTCTGCCCTAGCTCAGTTGGGGAAGAGCCGTGGAAGTGCCCTGGTGGACTTTGCTTCAAGCATTATGGATGCCTGGATGTAGACAGCATCCCCCATGACAACCAGGAGTGTGTCCTGCTGCTTGAGCAGGTAAGGGCCATGTGCTGTGAGATGGATCAAGGAGGGAGCCAACAGCATTGTCCTTCCAAGTACCCTCCCCACTCAGTTTTCTGTGCCCTCGTCTGCAGGCCTACAAAGTGGTCCTCCATGGCTGTGTGCCAGCATTGGGAGAACCCCCTGCAACTGCTGGCTGGCAGGCGTGCCCTTGCAGAGCCTGGACGGCAGCCTTTGCTGCCCCAAGGAAAGAGCTGCCCTGGCTCTTCTTGGGGGAGCATCTTCCACTGGACTGTGGGAAGGGGGGGTCCTCTTTAGACAAACAGGCGGAGCAGAAGCAGCATCTGGTGCGAGGGGGGGCACCATGTACAAATAGAAGCAGCCATAAGGCAGGGACTGGTTGGAGGCCTTGACTGCCCATGTAGACCTGGTGGGGGCGTGGTGACTTTGGCTGCGTCTTCTTTGATGCAGCAACTCATCAGGGGAGTCCTCTCACCTGCAATTCTCACTTGCAGGCATGACTTTGAGCTATGAAGGGATATGGGGGGGTTGCAAGAGGGGGTGTTCACAAAAGTCGCCGAGAATGCAAAACTGTACAagagagagggtggggggagagggggagggggggacttggGTATGTCGATGAAGTTTCGGTGTGGACCTTTTGTGTGAAGGAAGGCAGGAATTCCCCTGTCAGGAAAAGGGACCCGTGGGTCTTGCTGCTGGTGTTCTTGGCCTGATCTTGGCATGGCAATAAAATGCCCTTGCGGTGGATGGGTTTTGCAACATTGGCACttcttgtctcccccccccccgtcttagGGCCAGGACCCCCCACCCTGGTGGCTTGTGCTCCGCTCCAAGGCAGTCTTCCTCTGCAGGTTAGGGGAAGCCGACTCCAGGGATGCTTTTGGCCACCGCAGCATCGTCTCATGGGCTGCAGCCGCTGGGGTCATGCTGCACCTGAGCCTGGGGGATGAGGAGCTGCTCCTGCGCACACCCCAGGTGAGAGGACTGGAGGCCGGCAGTGTCTCACAGGCTCTCAGGGGGTAGAGTGGTATGTCCTCTTTTTGTATGCAAGGAAAACCAACACAGATAACCTCAGTCTGATTTTAATGCTATTATGGAAATTGAGCATATTTGAATAACTACAAGAAATCATCATTCCTACCCTAGTTTTTACTGATTGGTTTCGCTTTTGTACAGACTGGCACCTGCCTGTCAGGCAGGAGGACAGAAAAGGCAGCAGGCACCTCAGGCTAGAGGAAGGGGCTCGGACCTCCCCTCACCATGCTGTTCCCTGCACTACTGCAAGGCCTCCCATAGTACCCATAGCTGGAAACAGGTGGGGACCCAGACCCCTCTGCAACTGGGACATCTTGGgggattaaagaagaagaagagttagctattctctgccacttaagggagaataaaaccggcttacaatcaccttctcttcccctcctctccccacagcagacaccctgtgaggtaggtgaggctgagagagtgtgacttgcccaaggccacccagctggcttcatgtgtaggagtggggaaacaaatccagtgcaccagattagcctccaccgctcatgtggaggagtggggaatcaaacccggttctccagatcagagcccactgctccaaaccactgcttttaatcactacaccacgctggttcacaCCGCCTGCAGTTGCATGGAAGCATGCCACGTTTGTTTCAGGTGTAGTgaaactggaaaagtgggcgcCCAGCAAGCCTTTGCATTCATGGTTCTACTTACAGAGAGCTgaatagttgttttttttaatgtgaaagaAGAAAACCACTTGTGCAGAAGGAGGTTTGCCACAAAGAGTCTGAGTTGCACGAAAGTGGGCCGTTGCTGACTATTCTTCACTTTTTAAGACATTTTGGGCCCCCAAAGCCATCAGGAAACTGAATCCCATCACTCAAATCCATTGGCATACTCTGTAAGTGGATATGGCTTCTGCCAGCCCTTGAATACTGATGCTCCTGCCACCTGCTCCCACTATCTCACCCTGCAATATCCATGCTGGTCTCAGCCTGAAGGGCGaaacattttggttttttttttaatagatgaaAGCTGAGATATTTCAAAGGTCCTGTTCATCCCACAATCCACACAGTTCAAGGATACGGAATTCGCAGTGCTAGActgctggctgtgtgtgtgtgtgtctgtggggggagGCTGACCAAGACCTGATGGGTTTCTGCTTCCTTTTCAGGCCAAGGAAATTGTGCAGCTGCTGCTACAGGCTTGCACAGCCGACCAAAAGATGTAGCAGAAGCCATCCAGCATCCCAGTGGCCACGCTCCAAGAAGGCCTGCACCCGCTCCTGGGCTTGTACTGCCTCTTTCTGACCCAGGACCAGTGCCTTAGctccctcagagtgagaacttGTGGGACGCTGAACTCCCAAGGGGCTGTGCCTGTCGTCTCATTTGTGGTGGATGGGGAGAGGGGTTCTCTAACTTCATGCAAAAACATTAATAGTTGTACACTTTCCTGTGTGCATTCAGTAGATCCAGTGCACTTGTTCCTGGCAGAGCTGCTGGCAGCTTTTTGCACGGGCACCTTATTTATGCATCCAGCACCCTAGAGCCTGGATCCACCCCCAAGAGGAACCGGAGGTGGAACCTGCCCAATATGGTGGCATCCCTCTTGTAAAACAATAAACATGGGTAGTGTTTGCTCAGTGGCTGATCTTGGTTGGAGCACAGAAGAATATGACACCATCCTGGCTGACTGGACACTTTCCAGCAATTATGTGTAGACTGCTATAGGTTTACTAACTTCCTCCCACCATGCACAGAATCAgtctgcatgcacacacacagttaaTCAGAAGGGATCTCCTCCCAGGCAGAAAAGCTACCCAGATCCCACTAGGGAGCGTCACCCCTGTAGAGCTGCTGTTTATGGCTTTGCCCACTAGCCTGAGTCTCTTTCTGTTCTAGTATCCCCTCGCCCACATTGGCCCATGTGTAGCGGAAACATGTTTACTGTCTCAGAGACAGAGAGCAGTGCAAAATGCCCAGTGACATCTGATGCAGAAATACAGGCTTGGGTTTGTTGTTTTAAATAGACAGGTGTTTCACTTGTCTACAGGGGTGCCCAAATCCATCAGGAAATTGTTTGTTCAAATAAAAACTTTTGCAGGAAGGAAAACATTTAATGAACCACATTTGTGAGAGAAGTAGAGGGAACAAACAGGAAAAAATCTTACTAGACCCAGTGAGTCCAACTAtataaaatatatgttttttaCCAGGCCTTTCAAGACACGCACAATGCCTGATTCTTCAAGGGAACAGGAGGCAGGATGGGAAGATGAGCCCCACAGTCACACGCACTTTCACTGACCTGGGGGCTCTTGAGAGCCCTGCCCCCCCAACCCGGGTCACAGAAATGAAGGTGGCTGTATACATGGGGCTTGATGCTTCCAAGAGAGAGAGATTCAGGCCTCCAGCCAGAGAACCCACAAAGCCTGCTCACTGCTCTTGCGTGCCCCAGGAGATGTAGTCAGGCCGAGTGGCAGCGTGGTATTCGTCAATCAGCTCCTGGACAACCTTGCGGGAGTCATCAAGTTCATCAAAGTTCTCTTTGAATATGTCTTCCTTGCGGAATTGCTCCAGGAAGGCTTCACGCTTGCGGAGTTTGTCATACTGATGGCAGGTGCGTTCAAAGAGCTGGGCAAAAGGAAGGGGCACACGGGCAAGAGGCAGAGTGAGAGATGCCATTTACTGCAACAAGGATGCTGCAGAACACTTCAGTCCACagctaccctgtgaggtggaaACCTGGTATGGCCAGCAATCCCTAATTCACGTTGCCCTTCAGAAATATTGTTAGTGCCAAACTGAAACTGAGTCCCGAACTGCAAAACCACAGGACTGTAcaaagacaccccccctccccagttcttgCCCAGACTCACCGAGGAAATGTTGGTGTGATTGGCCATCATCAGACCACTGACCCTGTGAGCTGAAGGTAAGTACGGAGACTTCCTGGAAAGCGCCACTTGGATGCTGGCTGGGCCCCAAGGGATGAAATTGGCCAGCTTCCGTTCCCGAATCCGCTGCAAGCTCTTATGGACCTGATGACAGACAGTTTGCATGTGTGTGGAGATGGCTACAAAGAGCCATTCAGGTTGGAAGCTCTGTAGTCAAGTTACTTTTTCTTAGGAAGCAGGACCAAGCAGAGAGGTTCATTCAAGATGCCAAGAACAACTTTGAAACATTCCACAGGTAACTAAGAGCTCGTACTGAATGGCGCAAAAGCCCCCCAGGTCGTCAACCTGGTTTGCCTGACCTTCATCCCATCTACTAACCTGGGTGGGGTCCACTTCCCCCTGGATTATGTTGAGGATAGCAATGTAGCAGTGGTTTGTCTGTCGATCACGCCCCATGGAGACCATGACATTCTTGGGTTGCAGAAGTCTCCGCATGACATCAAGGACGGTGGTTTTGCGCACACTGGCCACCTGTGGGCAACAAGATGGCAGCACAAGTACTTGCTGGGTGGCACAGATGCCCCGTGGCACACACAGTCGGGGTTATTTGTTTTAGGAAAGCCTCCCCAGAGGGCTCTTTCAAGGCACAACAGGCCAAAGCACTTCAATGAAACCACTGCAGCTTCCCAAGCTACTAGAAAGGCTAAACGAGACATGACCTTCTGCCTCCCCATTCAGGTATCACGTATCCCTTTTAAGAGATCTGGGCCAGTTTTGTTTTCCCCCCTGAAGGATAGAGTAGGTAGAAACAGGCAGAACAAGAAAAACTGACACAGACTGCCTGGCATGGTGAGGCAAACGCCAGTTTGCAGGTCAGGataaagaagaaattaaaaaggCAGTTGGAGGGGGCAGACCCAAACAACACGCGGCATGCATCTGATACCCGCTTCCGGTTAGTCAGCCTTTGTGATCTGCCCCTCGGTATCTTGTCCGGCTTCTTGTGGCAAGGGATAATAAGGGAGAGAAGATAATGGTGTTTAGTAGGCTGGGCACGCAGCCGAAAGGCTCGGGAAGGACCTTTGTTTCTCTTTCTGGACACGTGACAACACATCTGGCTGCACGTTGACCAGCAGACGCGCCCCACTTCTGGCATGTGGTCCTGGGGACGCTCTTTTCAGGAAGAGCATGCCAGCCAGGATGAAGAGGACTGAGAAAACGATGGCACCCAATACAGCCCACTGGATTCCCTGCCTGCCTCTGTTCCCTCCTGCCCGAGGCTCAAGGCATCAAAGGTGATTCATCCTCACGAGAACTCCATGAAGCAGCcatggctgagagagctggcccAAAGTGACCCCGCAGCCAAGCATCACCCCAGCCCCTCTGTGGTACCACCAGCCCATGCTGGCGGCCACTCCTGGGGCCGGGCCTGGCAGCAGAGAAGGATAAACACTCACAGCCTGGTCCGTGGTGAGGGGCGTGTACCCTGTGATCAGGAAGTGCAACCTGGGGGTAGGGATGAGGGAGGCAATGAGCCCAATCAGATCGTTATTCATGTAGCCGGGATAACGCAAGGTGGTCGTGCTGGCAGACATAATGGTGGAGACCTAGCAAAGAAGCAAGGCAAGAGTCAGGGCAAGAGGCGTGCACACCCCCTCCCCCGAGGCTGCAGTCACAGACTTGGTCACAAGTTGCAGCCAAACAATGTGAAGCCCCCCTTctgaaagcccccccaccccccttccttcCTGGGAAGATGCAGAGGCCACAGATTCCTGCCCTGTTTGCAGCCCACCACACCCCTGCTCACCAGCTGGTTGATCTGGGAGAAAGTGGGGTTCTGGATGTGTAGTCTGTCAGTGGCGATGCGATTCAGAGCAGTGTTGTCTAGAACCACCTGTCAAAGAGGAAATCCTGGGTAGCAAACTGGGGAGGGGCTAAACAAGCATGGGCTTCAGGCTGCATTCATTGTCCCAGTTCTTTCAGAACCACCTGTATTCTCTGCAGCCACGGCAGAACAGCAAATTACAAATGAGGGCCCTGGGCAGGATGTGCCACTCCAAAGGGCGCTGCCACATGTCCCAAGAAACCCCGAGAAATAAATTCCCCCTTAGCCAGGAAGCAGTCTGGATGCATGCCTGCCCGTGAGTCTGAAGCACAGGCATTTTCTTCCACCCTTCTGCTcaggaaacataggccatttctctttgacagaaaaaaaaagcaaagaaaaaaagaagggggagaaacctctgctTGTAGACAGATTCCAGAGGCAGCAACCCTTACCACACAATCAGCGTTCTGGGTCAGCCGTTTGAGTGTCAAGAGAGAGTTGTATGGCTGCACCACCACATCACTCATCTCGTCTTGGTTGGGGAAGACCGAATACGTCTGCACCAGTTTCTTGGGGTACCTGTTGGAGTTGGACCTTGTCAACAGTGATCCAATAAAGTGGGATTCACATCACACTTCCACTTGCTGTTTCCAGGGACTTGCTTTCCATGCTTTGGCGCTACTGGAGGCCAACGCGCAATGTTAGGTGACTAGGAACTGCCCTGGCTTGCCTCAGAACTGGTCCATGAATTCAAAGGTGCATCGAGAGTTCTGGAGTCCTGCGGAAGACCCAGCACAGAGAGGCCGGGGGTTTGACAACGGGCCGGGGGTTTGACAACGTATCAGAAAAAGGACCCTCACTTGAACTGAAGATGGTGGCGAATCTCAAGGATACTATTCCACTCCCTTCAGAACTTGAGGAAGAACAAAGACCTCTGCATCAGAAATATGGGATCCTGCTTAGTATGTCATGAAGACCCCTCCCCGCAGCGAAAGTCAGGAGaatggatggggtggtggtggtacatTAGGTAAAACAAAGCACAGGGATTATTATGAAGGTCCTTCTGGCTCAAAGAGAGGAGTTGACCAGGGATGGTGACTCTTCCCATCCATCAAAAGAGGCAGAACTTGTAGATATTTCAGCATTTCCAGGGCTTGAGGGGGGAAAGAGTCCCCCGCACCTCAGTTTTGAAAGAATTCAGTTGTGAAAAAGCATAACCTGtgactcccctccccacaaaaaaaagcCTCCAAAGTTCCAACTTAGTCTAAGAGGAGAAAACCCAACAACCCACCCTTAAGTAGAAAGGACAGAGGCCCCCCAGCCCCAAAGGGGTTTTTGCCATGTCCTGCTTCATTGAAGAACAAACCCTCATGGGTGAAATCACTTGAATGCTGCAAAAGCGCTTTCTGCCTGACCAACATGTGTAAcgggctccggggggggggggggctggcatttGTGGCAAGAGAtctgccggggtgggtggggagaatgcAACCTTAAAGTGAGGCGGAGAGGTTCGCCATCTCAAGGATGAAGCAACAGATACCATCACCTGCTGTCCGGATGCAAGTTTTTTCTCAAACAGAGCAGGAGCTACTGAAGAGGTGTTGAAGAAAACTTCGCTTGGGGAACACGATCCGTACAGGCTTTCAGGGATCCCAATACCTTGGACAGGCTCCATAAATCTTGAGTGAGGTGTTAAAGACAGGGCTGATAGGCCAAGGGCTTCTTCCACCTCACTGAGCCTAGTCTGGCTCCTGATGGCTCTCCACTGCTGGAGGCTGCTGAAGTTTGCTAATAGCTCAGTTCTTCTAACAGTGTCTGGCTTCCCAACACAGCTGCTCCTTTGAGGTGGGCCACTGAAGCCGGTCCACCTCTGCACTGATGGAGGCTGGGCAGCAAACAGGTGCTGAGTAGTGCTGAACCCCAGAAGGCTCCATATGAGGTACAAGAAGCCAAGAGGACTTGGGCTTCAGCTGGTTATAATAGGCAGGAGGTTCCAAGCACCAGGTTGTGGCCCTATTACAGGGTTATGGGGCAAGTCTGTGCTGCTTAGTATCAGGCATAGTGCCAAAAAGACAGAGAATTCCCAGAGAGAAAATTTAAAAGTCTCCAAAAATCTGCCTGGCTACACCGGAAGAGGAAGGGGGCAGTATCTTATCCTTATttaactgaaaaagacaatagCTTCTACGCCTGGGAGTGTGGCCTCAGTGAAGGCAGAACAAATGGAGGGTGTGACGCTTCACGGGAAGTTCCGTCCCCCTGGTAGATGGGAGCAGCTGCTCATTGCCAGAGGGCTCCTTTCTTTCAGCAGAAAGAACCTGAACCTGGAAAGTTCTGCATTCTAATCTACCTGCTCCCAGACTCAGCTCCATGACAACTCCTGAGAGCAGGTGGCTTGCGCCCAACCCTGTACAGCACAAGACTGCTCCTTGGAGACCACTGGCACATGCAGCAAACTTGAGGGGTAGCCATAGGTTATGGCTGGGCTAAgcccaaagctcctggggaaaatgcagggaacaaaggacatcagaaaagccctgctggatcagaccggacAGAGTCTAGCATCCTGGGTCACATAgcagccaaccagaagccctggAGGGCGAACAAAGAAGGCCCAGAGGCCAAGGtttcccctgaggttgcctccgTTCCCAGCAACGGCTTCACAATGAAAATATTAGTCTACTGCATTCAGGGAATGTATTATTAACCCAAAGGGTAAGATCACTCATAGTACTAATAGTAAGTGTTTGAACTTCATTTTCACCAAATATCAGTTTCCCCCTCCAACTGGGCTCCCCTGTGATTGAAGAAGTGTCCTCATGAGGCAGTAGACCTAACGGTTTTAGTTTCTTCTCTGCTGCCAGTGCCAGAAATATGAGGCTGGCCTACAGCGGTCTCTGGGTGAAGAACTTTGAGTAAGTTCCATGCATCTTGAATGCCTGCCTGCTGGCTTCCCCAAACAGCCCACCTCACTTCATCCACGGCAGTTGTGCCAAAGGGCGTGTATGATGCCATCACTTACCTGTCATTCAATCTCTCAAGCAGATAAGAGCCTAAGCCTGATCCAGTCCCACCTGCGATGGAATGGCACAGCACAAAGCCCTGGAGGAGGAAGAATGGGCATGATGGAAAGCTTGGGGGACAGCCCTCGATGCCCGTCACAGCACTCAGGCCAAACGCTAGCGGACACCAAAGCCACCTTGCCATGATTCTGTGCATAACACCATCCGCCCTGCAAAAGCCCCAAGAGACTCACCACACTTACAAATCACAACTATGTTGCCTGAACCATAGTGGATCCCACAAACCCGTGATTTAAGAGtgaggtcactggggggggggatggggatgCAATGCTAGCAGGGGCTTAAACAGAACCCAGCCTCACCAGCAGCTGACTGCCAAACCCACAAACGCAGCCTTAAGCTCTTTAGAGGAAGGACAAGATGattgggatttttaaaatgtaatttggtGGAAAGAGTATCCAAGTTACATTTCCAGTGACATATTTGAAGAGGATTCTCTTGTTGAGAGTGTGCACGGGCATACACACACCCACGAAACAACAGGAAGGCCTACTATATTATTCTGGAACAAGTATCAAGAGAGAGCCTTCCAGATCTACAAAAGCCAAATGTCAGAAATGAGATGGAAGAATTCCAACAACAAAGGAAATGTTGTTTCCAACAACTAGCCTGACCTGTAAAATCTAAGGTAGCCATTTTGCAAATCTGGAGAGCTCTCAAGGCCACCTCTCCCCGAAGACGGCCCCTTGGCCCCCTGGCTTCGCATCATTTTCCTTACCTCTAAACTGTCACTGCCATCAGCTTCTCGGTCTATAATGTCAAAGATATCTTCATGGATCTTTTCACCCTACAACACATATTCAGAGAGGCAGCCCATAATCACAGTTGAATTCAACTGTGAACATTTTAATTCAATTGGTTCTTAGAAaacaggcatttttaaagtcacaactTTCATTTGAGCAAAGTTTTTAAACCCACTAAGTGTTCCAGGCTATATttctgggggggcgggggcgggacaCACCTATTTCCTCAGGGTTGACACGTGAGGAGCAGAGGCATGTTTGTTCTCACCTGGGAAAAGCCACTGGCCCAGTTGTTCCCAGCCCCACCACCATGCTCAGACAGGTAGATGTTCTCTGGGTTGTACAGCTTTGCATATGGGGAGTTCAGGATGGAATGAATGACTCGTGGCTCCAGGTCCAGGAGAACAGCTCGTGGGATATAGTGCTCATCATCTGCCTGTTAAATGGAAAACAAAAGGCTTGCCCCTGCAGAAAACGAGCTAGTCCAGAGTAGCAATGGAGCTCCTGCCTTTTGGCGCTACTAAAGTCTTGTGCCAGTTTCAGTGGCAGCAGCCCTACTGGTGTGCCCTCCTTGCCACACAGGCCTTCCTCAGCATTAGAGAGCAGGGAGGAACTTAACTCTTGCTGCCATGTCTAAGGGCCTTCAGTTGGGCCAAGAACATCCTCCACtgagctgcctttctcccagtgAGGGAGGAGGGGACAGCTCTAGCCACCAGGGCCAGAGATGGTTTGGGCTGCTGAGCACCGTTACCTGAAAtttgcacacacacccatgtTAGGAGGGAGAAGAAGGGTAAAAGACCAAGTTCCCAGAGAGCCCAGCAAGGCCCTAGCCTGCCTCCTACGAAGCAGCTAGAACTCTATGTTTGGGAGTGGTGGGTGGGCTAGGCCTGGCACCTGAGCAACAGCCGTAACAGCCGGCCTTCATAATGCAGCCCTCCTGCTGAGCAAGCGGAGTGCCTGACCCTGTCCCGGCAGTTCAGGGGAGAAAGGAGACAACGTTCACCTTGGCCTCCCACCCTCCCGTTGCCACCTGCTGCACTTGGTCAAGGAGAGGCCAGGGGGAAGAGATGGTGCATGCGGGACGGATCCTGAGGTGCCTCAGGATGACAGAGACAGCCCCTGGAGAAGCCTGCACGTGGACTCAGCTTTGCTAGCAGCCGGCCCCTTCGGCCTTCATAATGCAGCCCTCCTGTCGAgggtggtgctgggggggggggggcgtccctctGGCAGGGAACTCTGGGGGCTGGCAGAACCCCATGTTGGATCTATTGCCAGTGGTGGCCCTGAGCGTCAGGGGTAGGGAACTTGGACATGACTGGCTTCTGGCACGTGTGCTGTTCCACCTTGGCTTGCACCTTGGTGCAAATCTTGGGAAGATTTTGGGAGGAGTGTTAGGTGCCGAGAGATGTAATGGCACTTGCTGCATGTCGAACCTCCACCCCATCGCTCAAAATGTGGGCTCGGAGGCTCAGTTGGTTACACTTTGACAATGTTGAGCAAGGCCAAGCCTGTGAAGAATAAGATCTCCACAATATGTGACCGGTAGCGCGAGGAACCGATACACTGGGCTTGCTTGAGTGAAACCTGGCTGGATGACTCGGATGTGGTCACCTTGACACAGATCACACTGGCTACGTATAACGTCCTTCGCAACCATGAATGGGAAGATGAGGGGTGGCGCAGCATTTCCCTTTTTGTATTTTCCCATCACTAGGAACCCGGAGCAGTAAGAGGCTGGCTTTGATTGCATCTTGTCCTGGGAACCAGGGACCGACCAGGGATCGTGCTGGTGAACCGTCCGCCTAGCTTACCGGCAGGGTCTCTGGCTGGGCTGAAGGAGGTGGCGTGGCGCTTGGTGCAGAGAACCTCAAGGGCGACTGTCCTTAGGGATTTCTACAGCCATGCTGAGGCCGCCTTGCCAAGTCAGGCGCAGGACTTCGTGGCCGCCATGACAAGCATGGGTCTGCCTCAGATTGCAACAGAAAAGGACGTTCGCGGGATCTTCTTTTTTGCACCAAGCAGCTTGCTGGTGATCTGATCAGGGAGCTGGAGGCACAGCCCTTGGTGCAGTTGTGcttgcttcctcctcccttcagAGGCAGGGGACCAATTTAGAGGGTCCGCCCTCAGAAATTAACGGGTCCTGTTGGCTTCCAGGCAGCTCTGGGTTTTTTTGAGAGCCTCTCCAGTAACTCTGCGGAGGCCCTTGCAGCTGCATGGAACAACGAATGGGCTGACTTAAGCCACGGGCGGAGTTGACCCTGGGCACTCTCGCCCACACTCCGTGAGGCCCCCGGCTCCTTGGTTTTCCAGGGAGCTGCGCAACATGAAGCAGAGGGCAAGATGACTAGAGCGACATTGGTGGAAGACTCGGGGTGAAACAGAAGGAGGGTGTCATAAAGCCCGCTTGTAGGAGTATGCGGGGCCAGCGATGGTAGCAAGGAAGGCGTTTCAACCACTATTGTCAGCCACCTTGAACCCAGGGGATGTTTTACTAAATAAACAAGAATGCCAGGCAAGTCTCTCGAGGAACAGGGTTCCAGAGAAGAaaaccccctcccctgcacaGATGTGCCTTGTTTCACACCATGGCCTGCAAAACAGCTCTCTGTTCCCGAAGAGGTTCATTTGTTGATTCCAGCACACAACGAAGCCTTGATGCTGGCTGgagcatttctctccccccccacccaacccGCACAAAGCGAAGCCAGGCTGACCTCCCCCAGGAAGAAGGTGGAGTCGCGGGACAGAAAGCCTCGCTGCTTGGATGGAGAAGGCAGGGAGCCTTTAAGGTGCAACTCCTGCGCTGAAGTCTTAGGCTAGGACCCACGAGGCCCAGGTTCGAGTCCAGCCTCTGACCTGAAGCTTGGTGCTTCTACCTGGGGCCAGTGGCCTGacctacttcgcagggttgttgtacgGGGAACGCGAGGGAAGGAAGAAGCGCGCCTCTCCACCCTGGCTCCCTCGAAAgcaggaaggcaggcggggggtgggggttgggggggaagcaGCCGGCAAGGGGCGGGCCGGAGGTCTCCGCCCTACCTGGTAGAAGAAGACGTCCTTGCGGTCGGTGCCTTCCGTGGCGAACTCCTCCACGATGCCCTCGGGGCTGATGCCGTGCTCGGCGCACAGCTGCTTCCAGAACTCGAAGCCGACTGCAGgcggggcggagggagggagggaggcagaggccGGGCGGCCCGTCAGTCgggccgagggggagggggaggtctggGGCTCGGCTGGGCCaagcgccccccgccccccccggcccacccaccccccactcactcACTCTGGTTGCCGCACTGGCCCAGCTGCAAGGTGATGATCTCCCTGGGCATGGCGACGGGGCGGCCGCGGGCCCAGAGCCGCTCCCTTccccggcaggcaggcaggcaggcaggcagccacccGCCTCGCTCGCCCTCTCCCGCCGCCGCCACAGCGCAGCCCGCTTCCGACGGCAACCCGCATGCGCGCCGGCCCAGCGGCGGAGAGGCGCTGGTGCGCGTGCGCAGGCGAGTGCCGTACGGCAAGATGGCCCCTGCGGGCAGCGCGCGGCCATGGGCGGCGCGCGGCCGTTGGTGACGGGGCGCCAGGCTCCTCCCCCTCgccggcctccctccctccctccctcccggggaCTCCGGGCGGGCGAAGGATGGAGGCgacggaggcggcggcggcggcgcggccgggcagcAGCGACAGCGGCGGCTCCCCTGGGCGGGCGCCGTGCTGCGAGCGGGAGCGGCTTGTGGGCGCGCTGAGCGCCGCCCTGAGGAGCCGCCTGGGGCCTTACGAGCCGCCGCTGGGCGCCCTG
This genomic window from Euleptes europaea isolate rEulEur1 chromosome 18, rEulEur1.hap1, whole genome shotgun sequence contains:
- the TUBG1 gene encoding tubulin gamma-1 chain, giving the protein MPREIITLQLGQCGNQIGFEFWKQLCAEHGISPEGIVEEFATEGTDRKDVFFYQADDEHYIPRAVLLDLEPRVIHSILNSPYAKLYNPENIYLSEHGGGAGNNWASGFSQGEKIHEDIFDIIDREADGSDSLEGFVLCHSIAGGTGSGLGSYLLERLNDRYPKKLVQTYSVFPNQDEMSDVVVQPYNSLLTLKRLTQNADCVVVLDNTALNRIATDRLHIQNPTFSQINQLVSTIMSASTTTLRYPGYMNNDLIGLIASLIPTPRLHFLITGYTPLTTDQAVASVRKTTVLDVMRRLLQPKNVMVSMGRDRQTNHCYIAILNIIQGEVDPTQVHKSLQRIRERKLANFIPWGPASIQVALSRKSPYLPSAHRVSGLMMANHTNISSLFERTCHQYDKLRKREAFLEQFRKEDIFKENFDELDDSRKVVQELIDEYHAATRPDYISWGTQEQ